The DNA window TATTGACGGCTGCCCGATTGCTTGCGGCAAGGAAACAATCGTTCACCTCGGGTATCCATTGACAGACTATGTAGTAGTATCCGAGTTGGGGATAAAGAAACGGCACAACTTTGACCTGGATGACAGCGATATTGAAAAAGTCTGTGCGGCGGTAAAAGAAAAACTGGGCCGACCGCTGCCCGTTACAGGGAAATTAGATTAAAAATAAGCAGAAAGGAAACCTAGGGTAAAGATTAAGCCTGGTTGACACTCTGTCAAGCCAGGCTTAGTATTCAAGGGAGGTATAAAGATGAAAGAGCGCAATAAATTGCTCCTGATGGTTGGCGTTTTCTTAATCGCTTTTTATATTCCGCTGGAAAATCCACGCGTCCAGTCAGCAATTTTGGAATCTTTCTATATGCTCCAGGATTATGCCCAGAAGCACGTTTTGACTTGTCTGGTACCGGCTTTCTTCATTGCTGGAGCAATTGCGGTTTTTGTTTCCCAGGCCTCAGTACTGAAATATTTCGGGGCTGGAGCGAATAAGATTTTGTCGTACGGGGTTGCTTCTGTATCGGGGAGTGTGCTGGCGGTTTGTTCCTGCACCGTACTGCCGCTGTTTGCGGGCATATATACCCGCGGCGCTGGAATCGGGCCGGCGACAGCCTTTCTGTACTCCGGTCCAGCCATCAACGTGCTGGCCATTATTTTAACGGCCAGGGTTTTAGGATTGGAAATGGGAGTCGCCAGGGCGCTGGGAGCGGTTTTGTTTTCAATTATCATTGGACTATTGATGCACCTGATCTTCATCAAAGAAGAACGAGAAAAGCAGGCTGCTGCGTTAAATCTGCCGCCGGGCCCGGAAGACCCACGTTCACTGTGGCAGTATGCGGCCTATTTCTTCACCATGGTGGCGATCTTAATTTTTGCGGCCTGGGCTAGACCAACACAACCAGTGGGTTTCTTTAATGCTGTTTATGAAATACATTGGTATCTGACCGGGTTTTTCTTGGTCCTACTGGCGATTATGTTGATGCGCTGGTTCAATAAAGACGAATTAACTGCCTGGGTGGATTCTTCCTGGGGCTTTGCGAAACAAATCTTTCCCCTGCTGCTGGGGGGTGTCCTGGTAGCTGGCTTTCTCATGGGGCGCCCTGGCCTGGATACAGGGATTATCCCAGCCCGGTATATCGAGTCCTGGGTTGGTGGTAACTCACTGGCGGCCAACTTTCTAGCTTCAATAGTCGGTGCTTTCATGTATTTCGCGACCTTAACTGAAGTGCCTATCCTGCAAGGGTTGATGGGCAGTGGGATGGGGAAAGGTCCCGCCTTAGCCCTGTTACTGGCCGGGCCAGCCTTAAGTTTGCCGAACATGATAGTGATTAGGACAGTTATGGGAACCAAAAAAACCTTGGTCTATATTTCACTGGTTATTTTGATGTCAACTTTTACCGGGATGCTTTTTGGATATTTTAGACCATAGAGAATCAAAGAAAAGACCGGTCGGACACCAGAATTACAGATTCAGGTTATGGAAGATTATGGGGTCAAAAAAGACCCTAAACTAAATGATTATAATCCGGTGTTAGTAGAGAAAATCAAGCAAGACATAATAAAAAATATAGAGTAACCAAGGTTTAAGAAACGGCAGGTGGCTGCCGTTTCTTTTGTAAAATACCGTTTTTCTTACTGTAGTCTTATACTGTTTAAACACCTACCCAAATTTGAAGAACCTGAAAAATATATCCAGAGAATATGGCTACGGCCAGGATGGTTATTACGAAGGCCGCTACCAACCTGGGTTTAAAAATCGACGCCAGAAGTGTTACTTCGGGGATACTGGCACCAGCACCGCCAATAATCAGGGCCATTACTGCCCCAAGACTCATCCCTTTTGACATTAACACCGAAGCGATAGGAATCATGGTTTCAACCCGGATATACATTGGGACCCCAATAATTGCAGCGATCGGTATGGCGACCCGGTTACCCGGGCCAGCTACCTTAATGATGAATTGTTCTGGAACAAAGCCGTAAATAAATGCTCCGATTCCTGCGCCTATTATGAGGTAAGGCAATACCTGACGAAATAAAGTACACGTTTGGCTACCGGCTCTTTTTACCTTATCTATGTTTGTCAGCGGCAGATCTTCGAGTGATATTACGCCGGTGCTGCAACAGCAGCACGTGCTTTGTATTCCAACCATCTTATATTCGCTGGCCAACCCCAGACGCTCCCACAGAGCACCAATAAGAACGGCGGCGATAAAGGTCATAACCGCGTAAACAAGGGTGATTTTCCAACCCATCATGGATAGGAATAAGGCAAGAATGACCGGGTTTAATAAGGGAGAAGCAACCAGGAAAGACATTGAAGCGCCAAAGGGTGCGCCACCATTCAGCAAACCTACCAGTACAGGAATGGTCGAACAGGAGCAGAAAGGGGTAGCTGCTCCCAGCACGGCTCCCAGGATATTGCCCAACCACTTTTTGGGCCTGGTCAGAACTTGTCTTACTGTCTTCTCGGATACGAATTCCTGGAGCAGGGCGACCAGAAAAGAAATGCCAATAAATAATATCAGCAGTTCCCCAGTAATTAAAACGAAATATTTGCCTGCAGAGACCAGGTTATTTAGCTCAAACATACTTGAAAATCCCTCATTTCTGCCCATATTTTTTGAGAGTATCTTCAGTTATTTTTTATGGCCTGCAAGATGTATTTGGCTACTTCTCCCCAGGCTTGAGAAGCGGTTTGATAAGCCTGTTCGCCAATGGAGGTCAGGGTATAAACTTTGCGTTCGCGTCCGGAAACCTCTTCGATGGTTACCTTGACCAGTCCGGCTTCCATGAACTCTTTTAGAACAGGATACAGGCTTCCTTCGGTTGGTGCACAACAATCATTGGTTAGAGCGGCTACCCGTTTGGTGATTTCGTAACCATGCAGCGGTTGCTGGTGAAGGACGTGCAAGATAAAGAAACGGGATAGACTCATTTTGATCAGGTTTGCCCAGTATTCCTGCGACTCGTACTTGATTTTAATCACCCCTTGCCATATATAGATGGTCTATGCATATAACATATATATATATGATAGGAAATTTATTTTGTGCTTGTCAACTTATTTACTCTAATTAAGAGAAATAATAATGATAAACGATAAGTATATGTTTTCGTCGATATATAAGCGTATAATTATATTGACATAGACTACTATATTAAACAATAATATAGCTAGTAAAACAGATAAAAGGAGGAAGCGGACATTTGCTTGTATCGGAAAACGAGGTGAGAAATGATGATTAATGAACTTGAGAAATTTTTCAAGGCACTAGGAGAACCGACGAGGCTGCGAATCATTAAGTTGCTAGCTGAAAGGGAGCTCTGCGTGTGTGAACTGGTAGAGGTTCTGCAAATAAGCCAGCCACGCATTTCTCAACACTTGCGCGTGTTAAAAAATGCAGGGTTGGTAAGCGAGCGAAAAGAGCAGCAATGGTCCATATCAGCACTGCATTTTGAAAACCTTGGTAAAATGTTATCGATGTTCAATGAACTACTGAGTAAGCCCTTAGAGTTGCTAGATGAGTTTAAGGCTGAAGCGCCGCGAATGCGGTTAGTAACAAATGCTTCTAGTGCTGAAAACTGTAAAAATTGGCGAAATAGCAACAAAATTATTAGAAAAAAACAGGAGGTTGCAAATGGCTGAAGATAAACGTTTGGGATTTTTCGAAAGGTACTTGACTGTATGGGTTGCTATCTGTATGGTCGTCGGTGTTATTATTGGTAAGACATTTCCCGCATTGACGGACTATTTAAGAGGGCTGGAGTTTGGAGAAGCCAGTCAAATTAATATCCCAATTGCCGTTTTGATCTGGTTGATGATTTATCCGATGATGGTAAAAATTGATTTTGGTTCAATCTTGAATGTTGGAAAGCGCCCGACCGGATTATTTATTACTCTATTCGTCAACTGGCTGGTCAAACCATTCAGCATGGCCTTTTTTGGTTGGTTATTCTTTAAACATTTATTATTACCACTTATTGGTCCGGAATTAGCCGACCAATACATTGCCGGTACTATTATTCTGGCGGCTGCTCCCTGTACGGCCATGGTTTTTGTCTGGAGCTATTTAACTGACGGCGATCCGGCCTATACCCTAGTTCAGGTATCGGTGAATGACCTGTTGATGCTTATTTTATTTGCCCCGATAATTAAATTTCTGGTTAGCGGCACGTCTTCGCTGGTTGTGCCTTTCAATGTACTCCTCTACGCCGTATTAATCTTTATTGTTATACCCTTGTCTGCTGGGTATATGTCGCGAATCTTCCTTATTCGCAAATACGGGTTGGAATGGTTCGAAAAGAAATTTGTCGCCTTCTTCCAACCTGTCACTATTATGGCTCTGTTAGCCACGCTGGTATTCATCTTCGCCTTCCAGGCGGAAAACATCACAACCAGATTTTTCCATGTTATATTAATCGCTATTCCGATCTTGATTCAGGTCTACTTTAATTCAACCCTCGCTTATTCACTTATGAAATGGTTTAAGGTTCCGCATTCTGTGGCGGCCCCCGGCGCCTTGATCGGGGCGAGTAACTTTTTCGAACTGGCTGTTGCCACCGCGATTGCCCTGTTCGGCCCTGAATCAGGGGCAGCCCTGGCTACGGTCGTTGGAGTGTTGGTCGAGGTGCCAGTAATGCTTTCCGTCTGTGCTTTTTGCAACCGTACCCGTCACTGGTTCCCGAAGGAACAAACCCTGGTGGGCGAATAATAAAATAATTGTAAAAAATGAAAAGGAGACGATGATTTCATGGCAGATCCTGAAAAAATTCGAGTTGAAGTATACTGGTTAGACCAACCACTATCGAGCTGTGGGTGAGGACCCAGTGCTGGGCCGAGTTGCGGCTCTAATTGTGGCTCAGGTTCGATAGAAGTGTCAGTGGGAAGATTGGAAGAAGAATTGAAGAAGGGATTCGGGGATAAAGTTTCAGTAAGTTACACGGACTTGACGGGGAAAGACTTAACACAATATCCTGAGATAAAAAAATTAACCACGATGGGCTACCCTGCCCCATATGTTATAATCCAGGGTAAGCCTAAATTTGCTGGTGGGGTTATGGCTGATAGAATCAAGGAGGCTATTAATTCGCTACTGAAAGCGAAGTAGGGGTGACATTGTGGCTAAAGATTGGTATCCAATAATTGATGAAGAAAAGTGCTCGGGATGTTTAATTTGCGCTAACTTTTGTCCGCATGACGTCTACGAGATTGTGGACGAACGGCCTCTGGTTGTTCGTCCTGATAACTGTATTTCGCGTTGTCACGGATGTGAAAACCAGTGCCCGGAACTTGCGATCAGGTATTATGGTGACAATGGCGACTTTATTCCCAGCGGTGGTGGAATAATTGAACTTTGAGAGTTTTTCAACTCAGCGAATTAGAAACGGGGCCAACCCTAATATGCAGAGGTCTAGTGGCTATTGATAGGATGCTTGAAGAAGTATTATACTTGTTGTAGGGAGGGCCCAGCTTTGGTAGTAGATACAATAGTCAGGTTAGACAATAAGCCCAAACCCCCGATTAAATGGGCCGGGGGAAAAAGTCAATTGCTCACCCAATTGCGGCCCCTATTCCCGCCAGAGTTCAGCCGGTACAGCGAGCCTTTCGTTGGTGGAGGGGCGGTTTTCTTTGATTTGCAACCGACGGAGGCAGTTCTTATCGACAGTAACTTCGAACTGATTAACTTTTACCAGGTAATTAAGCAGGACCTGGATGCCTTGCTAGACGACTTGAGGAAACACCAGAATAAAGAAGATTATTATTACTACCTGCGGGCACTCGACCCGGCGCAAATGGATAGTGTTGCCCGGGCTTCAAGGTTTTTGTTTTTGAATAAGACCGGCTACAACGGTTTATGGCGCGTAAACCGGCAGGGCCGGCATAATGTTCCCTACGGGAAGTACAAAAACCCGCAGTTTTTAGATGAGGATAACCTGCGCCAGGTAAGCCAGGCCTTGAATAGCGCCAGGTTGGTCTGGGGAGATTTTTCTGAGGTGCTAAAATACGCGGTGCGGGGGACTTTCGTCTACTTTGACCCGCCCTATCACCCGCTAACCAGAACAGCGAATTTTACCAGCTACACCAGCGACGCTTTTGATGAAAAAGACCAATACCGCCTGGCTGAAGTCTTTCGTAAGCTTGACGCTCTGGGGTGCTATGTGATGCTGAGCAATTCCGCAACCGATTTTATCAGAGAAATATACAGGGGGTACGATTTTAAAACGGTCTATGCCCGGCGGACCATTAATTGCCGATCTGACCGGCGAGGGCCAATAACTGAACTGGTAATCAGGAATTATAGTTAAGCATAAACAGTGGAAGGAGTTTCACGATGATTATTCGCCAGCCGCAGGTGCTTGTCCCGGAGAATCAGCTTGACCCGAGAGTAATTACCAAATTGGAACGTTACGCCAGGGTCTGTTACAAATCCGAGGACAAGATGGGTCCGGAGTTCAGCCCGAATTTCTTAAAGTCGATTATTAAACGGGGCCATGAATCGGTGATTGAACACGAAAAGATCACTGCCCTGTTTATCGTGGACCGCGGTGTCTCCCACGAAATTGTCCGGCACCGTCTGGCCAGTTATAGTCAGGAGTCGACCCGGTACTGCAACTACAGCCAGGATAAGTTTGGTAATGAAATAACCGTGATTGAACCGTTTTTCTTTGTTGGCACTGATGGATACGCTTACTGGAAAGAGGCTTGTCAGACGGCAGAAAAATGTTATCTGGCCTTGTTAGAAAACCACTATTCACCTCAGGAAGCCCGGGCGGTACTACCGAACTCTTTGAAAACAGAACTGGTGGTGACCTACAACATAAGGGAATGGCGGCATTTTTTCCTCCTGCGCTGCTCAGCGGCTGCCCACCCGCAGATGAGACAGGTGGCTATTCCCTTACTCCTGCTATTCCAAAAAAGACTGCCGATCCTGTTTGATGATATCGAGTACGATCGTGATTTTCCGCAGGAACATTATGCTGATGTGAAGCTGACCGATGAGCTGTTCACGGCTTGAATAATCCAGAGCTCTTCTGGTAAAATAAGGGTGAATCATGTTCGGGACGATGGAAGTTTGTCCCGTAATTTGTTTTGGAGGTGTTTATTGATGGCAATTATTCCTCCTTTTGTTGAGGCCCTGAAAGATAAAGACCCTGAGTTGTACGCCCAGGTCTGTCGGACGATCGAACTGGCGATGTCTCCCGGAGCGCTTGACGAACGGACCAAGATCCTGATCGCCCTGGGGATCGACGCATACAAGGGGGCAGAACGGGGGGTTAAGATGCTGGCCAATCAGGCCCGGGCCCTGGGAGTAACGGAGGCGCAGATTGCCGAAGTGCTCAGGATCACCTACTTTATTGCTGGTTTGGACAGCATTGCCACCGGGCTCAATGCTTATAAACCGCTCTAAGTAACGTGGAGGATAGATATGATTAAGACCCTACTCTTTGACCTGGATGACACATTGCTGCCGCTGAATGTTGATTTCTTTTTGCAACACTACTTTCGAAGTTTAACGGCGAGATTTGCCGAGTTGGTACCGCCCAAGCAGCTCATTGCCCAAATTATGCGGGCGACGGAGGCAATGATACGCAATAATGACCGGACAAAAACCAACCAGCAGGTCTTTACCGAGGATTTTTTTCGGGACTTCCCGCGGCCAGCCGAGGAGATCATGCCATTGTTT is part of the Bacillota bacterium genome and encodes:
- a CDS encoding permease → MFELNNLVSAGKYFVLITGELLILFIGISFLVALLQEFVSEKTVRQVLTRPKKWLGNILGAVLGAATPFCSCSTIPVLVGLLNGGAPFGASMSFLVASPLLNPVILALFLSMMGWKITLVYAVMTFIAAVLIGALWERLGLASEYKMVGIQSTCCCCSTGVISLEDLPLTNIDKVKRAGSQTCTLFRQVLPYLIIGAGIGAFIYGFVPEQFIIKVAGPGNRVAIPIAAIIGVPMYIRVETMIPIASVLMSKGMSLGAVMALIIGGAGASIPEVTLLASIFKPRLVAAFVITILAVAIFSGYIFQVLQIWVGV
- the thyX gene encoding FAD-dependent thymidylate synthase; this translates as MIIRQPQVLVPENQLDPRVITKLERYARVCYKSEDKMGPEFSPNFLKSIIKRGHESVIEHEKITALFIVDRGVSHEIVRHRLASYSQESTRYCNYSQDKFGNEITVIEPFFFVGTDGYAYWKEACQTAEKCYLALLENHYSPQEARAVLPNSLKTELVVTYNIREWRHFFLLRCSAAAHPQMRQVAIPLLLLFQKRLPILFDDIEYDRDFPQEHYADVKLTDELFTA
- the arsB gene encoding ACR3 family arsenite efflux transporter gives rise to the protein MAEDKRLGFFERYLTVWVAICMVVGVIIGKTFPALTDYLRGLEFGEASQINIPIAVLIWLMIYPMMVKIDFGSILNVGKRPTGLFITLFVNWLVKPFSMAFFGWLFFKHLLLPLIGPELADQYIAGTIILAAAPCTAMVFVWSYLTDGDPAYTLVQVSVNDLLMLILFAPIIKFLVSGTSSLVVPFNVLLYAVLIFIVIPLSAGYMSRIFLIRKYGLEWFEKKFVAFFQPVTIMALLATLVFIFAFQAENITTRFFHVILIAIPILIQVYFNSTLAYSLMKWFKVPHSVAAPGALIGASNFFELAVATAIALFGPESGAALATVVGVLVEVPVMLSVCAFCNRTRHWFPKEQTLVGE
- a CDS encoding winged helix-turn-helix transcriptional regulator, with protein sequence MINELEKFFKALGEPTRLRIIKLLAERELCVCELVEVLQISQPRISQHLRVLKNAGLVSERKEQQWSISALHFENLGKMLSMFNELLSKPLELLDEFKAEAPRMRLVTNASSAENCKNWRNSNKIIRKKQEVANG
- a CDS encoding DNA adenine methylase, producing the protein MKKYYTCCREGPALVVDTIVRLDNKPKPPIKWAGGKSQLLTQLRPLFPPEFSRYSEPFVGGGAVFFDLQPTEAVLIDSNFELINFYQVIKQDLDALLDDLRKHQNKEDYYYYLRALDPAQMDSVARASRFLFLNKTGYNGLWRVNRQGRHNVPYGKYKNPQFLDEDNLRQVSQALNSARLVWGDFSEVLKYAVRGTFVYFDPPYHPLTRTANFTSYTSDAFDEKDQYRLAEVFRKLDALGCYVMLSNSATDFIREIYRGYDFKTVYARRTINCRSDRRGPITELVIRNYS
- a CDS encoding carboxymuconolactone decarboxylase family protein — its product is MAIIPPFVEALKDKDPELYAQVCRTIELAMSPGALDERTKILIALGIDAYKGAERGVKMLANQARALGVTEAQIAEVLRITYFIAGLDSIATGLNAYKPL
- a CDS encoding PadR family transcriptional regulator; this translates as MSLSRFFILHVLHQQPLHGYEITKRVAALTNDCCAPTEGSLYPVLKEFMEAGLVKVTIEEVSGRERKVYTLTSIGEQAYQTASQAWGEVAKYILQAIKNN
- a CDS encoding ferredoxin family protein; translation: MAKDWYPIIDEEKCSGCLICANFCPHDVYEIVDERPLVVRPDNCISRCHGCENQCPELAIRYYGDNGDFIPSGGGIIEL
- a CDS encoding zinc-binding protein codes for the protein MEFEECQCTPAEILIFSCSGASNVGQISNQAAVKLTRDNVGKFFCLAGLGGHVPAMVESAKVGRRFVVIDGCPIACGKETIVHLGYPLTDYVVVSELGIKKRHNFDLDDSDIEKVCAAVKEKLGRPLPVTGKLD
- a CDS encoding permease, which produces MKERNKLLLMVGVFLIAFYIPLENPRVQSAILESFYMLQDYAQKHVLTCLVPAFFIAGAIAVFVSQASVLKYFGAGANKILSYGVASVSGSVLAVCSCTVLPLFAGIYTRGAGIGPATAFLYSGPAINVLAIILTARVLGLEMGVARALGAVLFSIIIGLLMHLIFIKEEREKQAAALNLPPGPEDPRSLWQYAAYFFTMVAILIFAAWARPTQPVGFFNAVYEIHWYLTGFFLVLLAIMLMRWFNKDELTAWVDSSWGFAKQIFPLLLGGVLVAGFLMGRPGLDTGIIPARYIESWVGGNSLAANFLASIVGAFMYFATLTEVPILQGLMGSGMGKGPALALLLAGPALSLPNMIVIRTVMGTKKTLVYISLVILMSTFTGMLFGYFRP